The following are encoded together in the Lagopus muta isolate bLagMut1 chromosome Z, bLagMut1 primary, whole genome shotgun sequence genome:
- the SLC46A2 gene encoding thymic stromal cotransporter homolog has product MVGMMAMRTWVEPVVAGSQVASAFYDTALLLVVKSFYNQTNSTVPSHVLEDAQQKAVSNFYIIYNLVLGLSPLVSAYGLSMLGDKVHRKIPICVSLLGYLGSKSLLLLLILLDWPIEVMYGAAAINGLTGGFTTFWAGIMALGSLGSSESRRSLRLIIIEMVYGLAGFLGSMASGYLFVGFSYHYREGTVLVSCSIACYAFCLLYSAFVLTVPSPAASCPDKAKTVEEAGSQRPAHTGGADSAQPSESSSQTPVTPSKLIIVMLFVAAILYDLAVVGAMNVLPLFLIRKPLSWNAVEIGHGNAVGYMIFITSFLGVLVFSKCFKDITMIMIGVVSFSAGILIMAFVRWTFLFYIARAVMLFALIPLPTIRSMLSKHIEGSSYGKVFVLLQLSLVTTGVVTSTAYNKIYQSTLNWYSGFCFVLSFLAGCLSLLPLSIVAIKQRSSTGSFQIPTK; this is encoded by the exons ATGGTAGGGATGATGGCAATGAGAACATGGGTTGAGCCGGTGGTCGCAGGCTCCCAGGTGGCCAGTGCTTTCTACGACACAgcgctgctgctggtggtgaaGAGCTTCTACAACCAGACCAATTCAACTGTCCCTTCCCATGTACTGGAAGATGCTCAGCAGAAAGCTGTCTCTAATTTTTATATCATCTACAACCTCGTCCTGGGTCTCAGTCCACTGGTGTCAGCCTATGGCTTGTCCATGCTGGGGGACAAGGTGCATCGGAAGATCCCCATCTGTGTCTCGCTTCTTGGCTATTTGGGCTCCAAATCTCTCCTGCTTCTGCTGATTCTGCTGGACTGGCCAATTGAGGTGATGTATGGGGCTGCAGCCATCAATGGGCTGACAGGCGGCTTCACTACATTCTGGGCAGGCATCATGGCTCTGGGATCTCTGGGCTCCTCTGAGAGCAGGAGGTCTCTGCGGCTCATCATTATTGAGATGGTGTATGGCCTTGCGGGCTTTCTGGGAAGCATGGCATCCGGCTACCTCTTTGTTGGCTTCAGCTATCACTATCGAGAGGGCACTGTGCTGGTGAGTTGCAGCATTGCCTGCTATGCTTTCTGTCTCCTCTACAGTGCTTTTGTGCTGACGgtccccagcccagcagcttcCTGCCCAGACAAAGCCAAGACTGTAGAGGAGGCTGGCAGCCAGCGACCAGCTCACACAGGAGGAGCAGACAGTGCCCAGccttcagagagcagcagtcAAACTCCAGTAACACCCTCAAAACTAATCATCGTTATGCTTTTTGTGGCAGCGATCCTCTATGATCTTGCCGTAGTTGGAGCAATGAATGTACTTCCACTCTTCTTGATCAGGAAGCCTTTGAGTTGGAATGCCGTGGAGATTGGCCACGGCAACGCTGTTGGGTACATGATTTTCATCACCAGCTTCTTGGGGGTACTTGTGTTCTCCAAGTGCTTTAAGGACATCACCATGATCATGATCGGAGTGGTGTCATTCAGTGCTGGCATCCTCATCATGGCCTTCGTGCGGTGGACTTTCTTGTTCTACATAG CTCGAGCAGTGATGCTCTTTGCCCTCATCCCCTTACCAACCATCAGGTCCATGTTGTCCAAGCACATTGAAGGATCATCCTATG GTAAGGTGtttgtcctgctgcagctgtcctTAGTCACCACGGGAGTAGTGACATCCACAGCCTACAACAAGATTTACCAAAGCACGCTGAACTGGTACAGCGgcttctgctttgttctgtctTTCCTGGCTGGCTGCCTGAGTCTCCTCCCTTTAAG CATTGTGGCCATCAAACAACGTTCAAGCACTGGTTCTTTTCAGATTCCAACCAAGTGA